A single window of Larus michahellis chromosome 17, bLarMic1.1, whole genome shotgun sequence DNA harbors:
- the KCNJ5 gene encoding G protein-activated inward rectifier potassium channel 4 isoform X1, with protein MAGDSRIFMNQDMDIGVTSREPKKIPKQARDDVPIATDRTRLISAEGKKPRQRYMEKSGKCNVHHGNVQETYRYLSDLFTTLVDLKWRFNLLVFTMVYTITWLFFGFIWWLIAYIRGDLDHLEDENWIPCVENLSGFVSAFLFSIETETTIGYGYRVITEKCPEGIVLLLIQAILGSIVNAFMVGCMFVKISQPKKRAETLMFSNNAVISMRDEKLCLMFRVGDLRNSHIVEASIRAKLIKSKQTKEGEFIPLNQTDINVGFDTGDDRLFLVSPLIISHEINEKSPFWEMSRTQLEKEEFEIVVILEGMVEATGMTCQARSSYMDTEVLWGHRFTPVLTLEKDFYEVDYNSFHSTYETNTPVCCAKELAESRREGQLLSHLSSATLLGGGREAGTAKEEEEEEEEEEEGREPAGLNGANGTAGEVKEDLPV; from the exons aTGGCCGGAGATTCTAGGATCTTCATGAACCAGGACATGGACATCGGAGTTACATCCAGAGAGCCTAAGAAGATTCCCAAACAGGCTCGGGATGATGTCCCCATTGCCACTGACCGAACCCGCCTCATATCAGCAGAAGGTAAGAAGCCACGTCAGCGTTACATGGAGAAAAGTGGCAAGTGCAATGTGCACCATGGAAATGTCCAAGAAACCTATCGATATCTTAGTGACCTCTTCACGACGCTGGTGGACCTCAAGTGGCGTTTTAATCTTCTTGTCTTCACTATGGTCTATACCATCacttggttgttttttgggttcaTATGGTGGCTCATTGCCTATATCCGGGGAGACCTGGACCATCTTGAAGATGAGAACTGGATCCCCTGTGTTGAGAATCTCAGTGGATTTGTTTCTGCGTTTCTGTTTTCTATCGAGACTGAGACAACGATCGGGTATGGCTATAGGGTCATAACGGAGAAGTGCCCAGAGGGCATCGTACTGCTTCTCATCCAGGCTATTCTGGGCTCCATTGTCAATGCGTTCATGGTGGGATGCATGTTTGTCAAGATCAGCCAACCAAAGAAGAGGGCCGAAACCCTCATGTTTTCTAACAACGCAGTGATTTCCATGAGGGATGAGAAGCTCTGTCTCATGTTCCGGGTTGGAGACCTCCGCAATTCCCACATTGTCGAGGCTTCCATCAGAGCCAAACTGATTAAGTCCAAACAGACCAAAGAAGGAGAGTTTATCCCCTTGAACCAAACGGACATCAACGTGGGATTTGACACTGGAGACGACAGATTGTTCCTGGTGTCACCTCTTATCATCTCGCATGAAATCAACGAGAAAAGCCCCTTCTGGGAGATGTCCCGCACCCAACTGGAGAAGGAGGAATTTGAAATTGTGGTCATCCTGGAAGGAATGGTGGAAGCAACAG GGATGACTTGCCAGGCTCGCAGCTCCTACATGGACACCGAGGTGCTGTGGGGACATCGCTTCACTCCTGTCCTCACCCTGGAGAAGGACTTTTACGAAGTCGACTATAACAGCTTCCATAGCACTTACGAGACCAACACTCCCGTGTGCTGTGCCAAGGAGCTGGCCGAGTCTCGCCGGGAGGGCCAGCTCCTCAGCCACCTCTCCAGTGCCACCCTCCTGGGCggaggcagagaggcagggacagcaaaagaggaagaggaagaagaagaagaggaggaagaaggcagggagccagcaggatTGAATGGAGCCAATGGGACAGCAGGAGAGGTGAAGGAAGACCTGCCTGTATAA
- the KCNJ5 gene encoding G protein-activated inward rectifier potassium channel 4 isoform X2, with translation MAGDSRIFMNQDMDIGVTSREPKKIPKQARDDVPIATDRTRLISAEGKKPRQRYMEKSGKCNVHHGNVQETYRYLSDLFTTLVDLKWRFNLLVFTMVYTITWLFFGFIWWLIAYIRGDLDHLEDENWIPCVENLSGFVSAFLFSIETETTIGYGYRVITEKCPEGIVLLLIQAILGSIVNAFMVGCMFVKISQPKKRAETLMFSNNAVISMRDEKLCLMFRVGDLRNSHIVEASIRAKLIKSKQTKEGEFIPLNQTDINVGFDTGDDRLFLVSPLIISHEINEKSPFWEMSRTQLEKEEFEIVVILEGMVEATVSLLLSSACDHPGKTLLWYLPSSPCVPET, from the coding sequence aTGGCCGGAGATTCTAGGATCTTCATGAACCAGGACATGGACATCGGAGTTACATCCAGAGAGCCTAAGAAGATTCCCAAACAGGCTCGGGATGATGTCCCCATTGCCACTGACCGAACCCGCCTCATATCAGCAGAAGGTAAGAAGCCACGTCAGCGTTACATGGAGAAAAGTGGCAAGTGCAATGTGCACCATGGAAATGTCCAAGAAACCTATCGATATCTTAGTGACCTCTTCACGACGCTGGTGGACCTCAAGTGGCGTTTTAATCTTCTTGTCTTCACTATGGTCTATACCATCacttggttgttttttgggttcaTATGGTGGCTCATTGCCTATATCCGGGGAGACCTGGACCATCTTGAAGATGAGAACTGGATCCCCTGTGTTGAGAATCTCAGTGGATTTGTTTCTGCGTTTCTGTTTTCTATCGAGACTGAGACAACGATCGGGTATGGCTATAGGGTCATAACGGAGAAGTGCCCAGAGGGCATCGTACTGCTTCTCATCCAGGCTATTCTGGGCTCCATTGTCAATGCGTTCATGGTGGGATGCATGTTTGTCAAGATCAGCCAACCAAAGAAGAGGGCCGAAACCCTCATGTTTTCTAACAACGCAGTGATTTCCATGAGGGATGAGAAGCTCTGTCTCATGTTCCGGGTTGGAGACCTCCGCAATTCCCACATTGTCGAGGCTTCCATCAGAGCCAAACTGATTAAGTCCAAACAGACCAAAGAAGGAGAGTTTATCCCCTTGAACCAAACGGACATCAACGTGGGATTTGACACTGGAGACGACAGATTGTTCCTGGTGTCACCTCTTATCATCTCGCATGAAATCAACGAGAAAAGCCCCTTCTGGGAGATGTCCCGCACCCAACTGGAGAAGGAGGAATTTGAAATTGTGGTCATCCTGGAAGGAATGGTGGAAGCAACAG